A window of Oncorhynchus nerka isolate Pitt River linkage group LG4, Oner_Uvic_2.0, whole genome shotgun sequence contains these coding sequences:
- the pdcl gene encoding phosducin-like protein — protein sequence MTTLDDKILGEKLQYYYSSSEDEESDKEDDEGEHKTIRNPDVLEPELEYSADGSAINTGPKGVINDWRKYKQLKVEQKQEQKEEMERLIKKLSMTCRSDLDDEADAIKQKEMQDKIQHKMTMQEYNMLQEDEDDEDFLQQYRKQRIEEMRRKVLRGKRFEQVYELNSGEEFLEAVDKEDKACLVMIHIYEGEVPACEAMMGSLLCLAQEYPLVKFCSVRGSVIGTSAQFRGSALPALLVYKGGDLIGNFVRITDQLGEDFYAVDVEALLQEYGLLPDKPVLVAKTIRNCAITQSDDSDLDID from the exons ATGACAACGTTGGATGACAAGATCCTGGGGGAGAAGCTGCAGTACTACTACAGCAGCAGTGAGGATGAGGAAAGTGACAAGGAGGATGACGAGGGGGAGCACAAGACCATCCGCAACCCAGATGTACTGGAGCCTGAGCTAGAATACAGCGCTGACGGTAGTGCCATCAACACAG GGCCCAAGGGGGTGATTAATGACTGGAGGAAGTACAAACAGCTGAAGGTGGAGCAGAAGCAGGAGcagaaggaggagatggagagactcATCAAGAAGCTGTCCATGACCTGCCGCTCCGACCTGGACGACGAAGCCGACGCCATTAAACAGAAAGAGATGCAGGACAAGATCCAACACAAG ATGACCATGCAGGAGTACAACATGCTCCAGGAAGACGAGGATGACGAGGACTTCCTCCAGCAGTACAGGAAGCAGCGCATCGAGGAGATGCGCCGGAAGGTGTTGCGCGGTAAGCGCTTCGAGCAGGTCTACGAGCTCAACAGTGGCGAGGAGTTCCTGGAGGCTGTGGACAAGGAGGACAAGGCCTGCCTGGTTATGATCCACATCTACGAGGGCGAGGTGCCTGCCTGCGAGGCAATGATGGGCAGCCTGCTGTGCCTGGCACAGGAATACCCCCTGGTCAAGTTCTGTAGCGTGCGTGGGTCGGTTATCGGCACCAGTGCCCAGTTCAGGGGCAGCGCGTTGCCAGCCCTGCTGGTGTACAAAGGAGGAGACCTGATTGGGAACTTTGTGCGCATCACAGACCAGCTAGGAGAGGACTTCTATGCAGTGGATGTGGAGGCGCTGCTGCAAGAGTATGGGCTGCTGCCGGACAAACCTGTCCTTGTCGCTAAGACCATCCGCAACTGCGCCATCACACAGAGCGATGACTCTGACCTTGACATAGACTAG